TGTTCTGAATCCGCTAACTTATTTAATTCTATAGTGAGCTTAGCTAACTCAGGCTCAATTAAATCGGCCGGCCGACACGTTATTGGCTGTTCGCCGGCTAAAATTTTCAATTGTAGCTCTTTGTTCACCGCGGCAGGTGTTGCACCATATTCGCCTTTAAGCACGCCAACCGTTTCTTTAGTTACACTCTTATAACGCTCACCCGTTAACACGTTAAGCACCGCTTGAGTACCAACAATTTGCGAGGTAGGCGTAACAAGTGGCAGGAAGCCTAAATCTTCACGCACGCGCGGAATTTCTTTTAGGACGGTATCTAATTTATCCAGCGCACCCTGCTCTTTAAGCTGACTTTCCATATTAGTTAGCATACCGCCTGGAACTTGGGCGATTAAAATACGGGCATCAACCCCTTTTAATGACCCTTCAAACTGAGCATATTTTTTCCGAACATCACGAAAGTAAGCGGCAATTTCTGCCAACAGTTCAATATTAAGCCCAGTATCACGCGACTCACCTTCGGTAATGGCAACCATAGTCTCTGTCGCGCTATGGCCATAAGTCATACTCATAGATGAAATGGCTGTATCTAGAATATCGATACCAGCATCAATAGATTTTTGATACGTCGCTGTACTTAACCCCGTTGTAGCATGACACTGCATAGCTAATGGGATTTTAGTGGCTTCTTTAATCCGCGTCACTAATTCTTCAGCCACATAGGGTTTAAGTAAGCCAGCCATATCTTTAATACAAATAGAGTGACAGCCCATATCTTCTAACTGCCGCGCCATGTCAACCCACATATCAATGGTATGCACTGGGCTAACAGTATAAGAAATAGTACCTTGGGCATGCGCGCCCACTTTGATCGCTGCTTGTACTGCAGTTTGTAAATTGCGGATATCGTTCATAGCATCAAAAATACGGAATACATCAACGCCATTTTTGTGCGCGCGCTCTACAAATGCTTCCACTACATCGTCAGCATAATGACGGTAACCCAATAAATTCTGGCCTCGTAACAGCATTTGCTGCTTTGTATTTGGCATAGCTTTTTTTAGTTCACGAATACGATGCCACGGATCTTCACCTAAATAACGAATACAAGAGTCAAAAGTTGCTCCGCCCCAGGATTCAATTGACCAATAACCAACTTGATCTAATTTGGCGGCAATAGGCAGCATATCTTCGAGACGTAACCGGGTGGCTAATAATGACTGGTGCGCATCACGCAACACTAATTCGGTTAATAATAATGGCTTACTCATATTCAGGTCCTTTTAATGTTGTTGCCGATGCTGGTGAATTGCTGCAGTAATTGCAGCAACAATAGCGGGAGAAACTGCCGTTGATGCCGCCGGTATATTATCGATATATTTTTCTTTTGCCGGTGTAGGAAAGTAACGCTGCATAACTTTACTTAATAGCCCTACAGCCAAAACCAGCAGCCATAAAAAACAAAATACAGACACCATGCCTATCAACATTAAATTGGCTGACTCGATTAATAATTCTGTCACCATCTAGCATTCCTCTTAATTTTGGCTTGGGGTAATTATGACTGCCCGACAATGCTAAGATATTTTAGTTAAATTACTTAGACATTGATTTTTGCCATGTTTCTTATATTACATAGCATTATGCGGTGTTAACTTGCTGTCGCTAAATAACCTTGATTGATAGTTGCTATTAACAGCAAAAATACTAGGTTGCTAACCTTATACTTAAACGCTAAGCGTAACAGCAACTGACGCTATGTTTAACTTTAAATAGAGGCTGGCTTAGTTAATTGCTGCAAAATGTCCTCAGCTAACTGCTCTACCGCTTGGCTTAAACTTATTACTAAGGCTGGATAGCCATCAGCTTGTAAAGGCAATTGATAACTAAAAGTATAGTTTTTCACTTTGCTGGCATTTTCATTAACATTGTCACTAGCCGTTTTATTGTTGCCATGATTAAAAGCCGGCTGCAAGCTATAACGCCCCCGCAGCACGGCATAGCCTTCCGCCGTGCCATGGAACTGCTCGACACTCACTACCAGCGTCACCGCGTCAGAGCTCGGCTTAAGCGCGATAACGTAACCTTGATTACTTGCCTCTAGGCTATTGGCCAATTTACGTTGAATTTGTTGATCTAAGGGCTCGGCCCATAAGTGCTGCCGAGCTAATACCAATTGCACCGAAGACATTTGCATAATTAACGATTTACTATTTAAATAACTGGCTACTTGTACCGGTGGTATAAAAACAGATTGGTCATTTGATTTTGCTTCATGCGCTAATTTAGCCGTGCTTAATTGGTAATAATCCACCGATACCGAGCTACTACAGGCTGTAACAGCCGTTAGCATAACAAGTACTAGTACAAAAACGTTAAACATTCTCATGGTTTAGCTCTCTTAGGTTCAGGATCAGCGGCGGTCTCAGCATTAAAGAATAAGGCATTACTTTGTTGATTTAATAATTGCAAAACCGGTTGCACATCACGTAAAACTTGATCCAGCGTTTGCAAATTACTGTCTAATCGATCATAAGCTGGCGATCCTGGGCTAATACCCGCTAACATCGCTTGCAACTGTTGCATACTTTGTTGCAAATCTTGCGGCAACTGCTGTAGTTGCGGTGACGTTAATAAGGCATCGACTTGTTTAACAAGTATTGAAGCACTTTGCATCAACGCATCGGTGCTTTGTAAGGTTTTATCACCTTGCAATAATAATTGCTCAATCGGTAAGTTATTAATTTTGTCTAACGCCATTAATACTTTTTGTTCAATATTGCTAAAGCCACTACGGGCACTGGGTAACATTGGGTAGCCAGCACTGTCGCTTAACAACCTTTGCTCTGCTAATAAGCTGACTTGGCTCTCAACAAAGACAGGATCATTATTTAACGCCAGCTCAATAAATAATGCGCCGGTTAATAAGTTACCGGGTTTTAATGTAGCGTGCATGCCTTTGGCAACGGCTTTATTTAATTCTTCTTTAAGCTGCTTTTTACTTAAGTTTTCATATAGCCGGCCAGTTTCAACCCGAATCAACACCGGTATACCTTGTTGCAAAGATACTTCAAACGGTTTTTCAATAGAAAAGAAAAACGGCACACTAGCAACCGTACCTACACGAATACCGCGATACTCAACCGGCGCGCCTGATTTTAAACCTCGTACCGACTCGTCAAAAAATAATAAGTATTCAACATAATCGTTATACATGCCCTCTTGCACCCGTTGTCGGTTGGGAAACAATTGAAACTCAGAGCCATTATCGACCGCTTTACCGCTGGGCCAGCCTTGCATTAAATCAAAACTTACACCGCCACTTAATAATGTAGTTGCTGAAGCAATATCAACTTGTAAGCCTTCCGCATTCAAATCAAATGAAAAACCACTACTAAGCCAGAAACGGACGTTTTCAGACACTAAACTATCATAAGGCTCACGAATAAATATTTGATATTCAGTACGTTTTTGACCTAAATTAAATTCACTGTGTTCGACCGTACCCACTTCATAGCCTCGATACAGCACCGGATCGCCAACGGCTAAACCACTGGTATCTGATGCACTCAACATAACGCGGATACCCGGCGCATCGGCCGGTGCTGCAGGTTGGGAAGGTAATAACTGATAATGACGCTGTTCTACTTCAGACTCGCCTGGTTGCAATTCAATATAGGCGCCAGATAACAAGGTATCTAAACCGGTGACACCCGCTCGGCCAATTTGCGGTTTAACCACCCAAAACTGTGAGTCTTGGTTCAGCATGGCGCTAATGGCAGGTTTCATCCGCGCTTTAATAATAACTTGTTTTAAGTCGCCACTTAATTCGACGGAAACCACCTGACCAACATCAACGCTACGGCTTTTAATTTGGGTTTTATTGGCAATAATGCCTTCAGCATCTGCAGCCACTAACGTTAATAATGCCCCTTGTTGCTGGTAGTGATTATATAGCATCCAGCAACCAACCAAGATTGCAGCGAGTGGCACAACCCAGATTGGTGACCATTGTTTAATACTGCGGACTTTCGCTGTTGTAACTTCACTATCTGTCACTCGCTTTCCCCTCATATACCGGACGTGCGTCCCATAATAACCGCGGATCAAAACTTAACGCTGCTAACATAGTTAATATCACCACGGCAGCAAATACAATAACGCCCACACCAGGATAAACAGTCATTAATAAATCAAACCTAACTAAAGCTGCCATAATGGCAACCACCAACACATCCACCATCGACCAGCGGCCTATCCAATCAACCACCCGATACACTTGTGTCGAATAACGTTGTCGGCCTGCTTTGGATATTCGGGTTAAATAACACAACCACAATAACACCAGTATTTTTGCAACTGGCACAATCACACTGGCAATTAAAATAATAATGGCCACTGGATAAGCGCCGTCTTGCCACATAATTATTAAGCCACTAATAATTGTCGATTCTATACGATCACCAAACGATACTGTGATCATAATCGGCAATAAGTTTGCAGGTATATACAGTATTATTGCGGCGACTAATAAAGCGATGGTATTTTGAATACTGCCACGTTGCCGCGGATACACCGTACTGTGACAACGCGTGCAATTTTTATGCTGTAACAACACCATTCCCGTACACACTTGACACAGCTTTAAGCCTTGCTCTAATCCACCCATACCTACTGTAGTGTTGAGTGATAACGATGGCGCTGGCGATATTTTTGACCATAACTCTCGTTGATCAATAACTTGAAACACCCGCAAATGTAATAAACAAAAAATACAGAAGGCCCAAAAACTCGCCCCTAAAGAAATTTCAGCATCGGCCACTAATTTAACAAAGCTAATAATAAGACCCATTAAAAAGATATCGACCATACTCCAAGGTTTTAACATGTATAAAACCCGCGCCACCCATACTCTAAACGGTAGTTTATAGAGCATACCTAGCTTTAAATATATAATTGCCATCATGCAAAAAGCCGGAATAGCTTGAATTAACAACCAAATCAGTAAGGCTAGCCATTGATGATGCTGTTGAAATAACACTGACGAGGTATCAAAGAAGCTCATTTGATGCCGATCACCGGCAACAAACATGCTAACAAAGGGAAATAAATTGGCTAACAACAACATAAATAACGCTGTTGCTGCATACAACACAGGCCTAAGTATCGGCTGAACATGCCGAGCATCTAAAGTATGGTTACAACGACTGCAACATGCCTCTTCGCCAGCCTGTAAAGTAGTAATTTCCTGAACTAAATCGCAATGCCGACATAACACAGTTTGCATAGTAACACTGTGGTTGTCAGATATTGGCTGTGCTGCTGTATTAGTGGTAGCTAAAACCGTCACTATGGATTGGCTCGCTGCAGTAGATAGAAGAATTGCTGTGCCGCTAATACGGTTTATTCTAAGCGTGTTAGCCACAAATTTATAGTGCATTTATAGCATAACGCTGATGATTTAGATAATAAAAAGCAGGTAATAAAAAACCCGCTTAGGTTTTCACCAGAGCGGGTTCTTCTTAATGTGGCGGACGCAGGAGGATTCGAACCTCCGACCGCTCGGTTCGTAGCCGAGTACTCTATCCAGCTGAGCTATGCGTCCGGGGTGGTGCTAACTTTTACTTTAAATATTAAAACTTGTTACTACAACTTCTTTACTTTACTTCATCACTTGGCCATCTAAGGTTTAGATGGCGGACACAGGAGGATTCGAACCTCCGACCGCTCGGTTCGTAGCCGAGTACTCTATCCAGCTGAGCTATGCGTCCGGTCTAAAACAAAATGGCGGAGAAAGAGGGATTCGAACCCTCGATAGAGTTTCCCCTATACACCCTTAGCAGGGGTGCGCCTTCAGCCACTCGGCCATTTCTCCACTCTGTGTTGCGGCGTGTATATTAATGTCTTAAGAATATATGTCAAACAATTTCTGGTAATTAGAAGTGCGTTTGGCGACCTTTTAAACAATTGTTTAGATAACCAGCACTAAATGGACAAATTCAATACTATGCAAGCAAAGTTTGTCACGTAAACTAAATTACTTATCACCACCGAAATTTTCTTCAGTTGTGCCTTTTTCTGCTTGGATACGCATATAAATTTCTTCGCGATGTACAGAAACTTCTTTAGGTGCATTTACACCAATGCGAACTTGGTTACCTTTTACACCTAATACGGTCACTGTGACTTCGTCACCAATCATCAGTGTCTCACCAACACGACGAGTAAGAATTAGCATTCGCTTGCTCCTGTTGCATTTTCTCAATGCATTTCACACTGAGATAAATTTATAGTGGGGTATCATAACTCAGCGCCTGAGCTGATTAACAGCCTGACAAGGTAAATAATGACACTAATTAGCTATTTGTAATGGAAAAGCCTAGTAATTGTAGCAACCAATTACTATTTTCAGGTTATTTTTCGCCATAATTAAAAGAATTTAAGACCAATCAACATTGTATCAACATTCTTGGCTTAAATTTACGCCAACGACCATAACACTATGCGATAAGGCCGTTGGCTTACTAATTTTTTAACTATGCTTTTAATTAAGCTATTTACTAAAGATTAAACTAATAGTTTTATTTAGCCTTAAGCGAGCTGCTGGCTAACCTGCTGCTTAGCACCGTCAAGTACTGCACTTAAGGCATTAACATCGGTACCACCGGCTTGGGCCATATCAGGACGACCACCGCCTTTACCACCTAGTTGCTCGGCAGCCCAACCCACTAACTTTCCAGCATGCACTTTATCGGTAACATCGGCAGACACACCAGCTATTAAGCTAATTTTATCATCATTTACTGTGGCTAATAAAATAACCGCTGATGTTAATTTGTTTTTTAACTGATCAAGCATCGTCCGTAGCGCTTTTGGCTCGGTAGCCGGCAATTGAGCGACTAACACCGTTACTCCGGCAATTTGCTCTGCTTGATCTAAAATAGATGCACCCGCTTGACTGGCTAATTTAGCTTTTAATTGCTCTATTTCTTTTTCCAATAACTTACTGCGATCTAAAGACTGCTCTACGCGCTCTGCAATGCTTAACACATCGCCTTTAAGTGCTGCAGCCACTTGTTGTGCTTGTTGCTCTAACTGCTGCACATACGCCACAGCGCCAGCACCACTTACCGCTTCTATACGGCGCACGCCTGAAGCAATACCTGCTTCAGAAATCAGTTTTACTAAACCAATGTCTCCGGTGCGTTTGACGTGTGTTCCGCCACAAAGTTCTATCGAAAATTCACCCATACTTAATACACGTACTTCGTCAGTGTATTTTTCACCAAACAACGCCATAGCACCGGCGGTTTTAGCCTGCTCAATAGACATTAATCGGGTTTCTAAGGCATGATTTTGCTGAATTTGTTCATTGACCAGTTGTTCTATACGGCGTAACTCTTCGGCTTTTACTGCGGAAAAATGGCTAAAATCAAAACGTAACCGATCTGGTTGCACTAACGAGCCTTTTTGGGTCACGTGCTCGCCCAATACTTGACGTAAAGCAGCATGCAGTAAATGGGTAGCAGAGTGGTTTTGTTTGATTGCAGCTCGGCGCACGGTATCAATTTGTGCGCTAACGGCATCACCCGTTTTAATGCCACCCAACACCTTGCCTTTATGAGCAATAGCATTGTTCAGCTTTATAGTGTCTTCAATCATAAATACCGCACCAGAAGCTAAATTTAAGCTTCCCGTATCACCGACTTGGCCGCCTGACTCTGCATAAAATGGGCTTTGATCTAAGATAACTAAACCAGTATCACCATCTTCAAGCTGTGCTACCACTTCACCCTCTTTTATGAGCTCTAACACCACGGCTTGATTAGTTTCTTCACTATAACCAGTAAACTTTGACTGCTGGGCTGTGGTTAAGTTGGTATTATAATCGGCAGAGAAATTTGACGCTTGCTGGGCACGTTTTCGTTGTTCGGCCATCGCGGCATCAAAGCCAGCTTGATCAATGGTTAAATTACGTTCACGAGCAACATCATTAGTTAAATCGACTGGAAAGCCATAAGTATCATATAACTTAAACACTAATTCACCCGGTAAAACAGTACCTTCAACCTGCTGCAAAGCTTGCTCTAAGATAACTAAACCACGCTCTAGAGTTTTGCCAAATTGCTCTTCTTCTAATTTTAGTACCTTTTCTATCACGGCCTGCTTTTGTGCCAGCTCTGGATAGGCTTCGCCCATTTGCTTAACAAGTTCTGCCACTAATTGATAGAAAAACGCGCCTTTAGCACCAAGTTTATTACCATGGCGTACTGCACGACGGACAATGCGCCGTAACACATAACCACGCCCTTCATTAGACGGCTGCACGCCATCAATAATTAAGAATGCACAGCTACGAATGTGATCCGCCACTACCCGTAATGATTTATCACTTAAATCCGTGGCACCGGTAATCTTGGCCGCAGCATTAATTAAGCCAACAAACATATCTATTTCATAATTACTGTGCACATTTTGTAAAATAGCGGCTATGCGCTCAAGCCCCATACCCGTATCAACGCTGGGCTTAGGCAGCGGATCCATGCGGCCATCGGCTTGGCGATTAAACTGCATAAAAACGATATTCCAGATTTCAATAAACCGATCGCCATCCTCTTCGGCTGAACCTGGAGGGCCACCCCAGATATGCTCACCGTGATCATAAAAAATCTCAGAGCAAGGTCCACAAGGGCCGGTATCGCCCATCGACCAAAAATTATCAGACGCGTAAGCGGCACCTTTATTATCGCCAATCCGAACAATTCGCTCAGCCGGCACACCAATTTCGTTTAACCAAATAGCATAAGCTTCGTCATCAGACTCATATACCGTCACCAACAACTTATGTTTTGGTAACTGCATTTCTTCGGTTAAAAATTGCCACGCATACTGAATAGCTTCACGCTTAAAATAATCGCCAAAGCTAAAGTTACCTAACATTTCAAAAAAAGTATGGTGCCGTGCTGTGTAGCCAACATTTTCTAAATCGTTATGTTTACCACCCGCTCGAACACAACGTTGTGAAGATACCGCGCGGGTATAATTACGTTGGTCTTGGCCTAAAAAGACATCTTTAAATTGCACCATGCCAGCGTTGGTAAATAACAATGTGGCATCGTTACCTGGGATCAGCGAGCTGCTAGGCACTATCTGGTGTTGTTTACTGGCAAAAAAATCTAAAAAAGCACGCCTGATATTGGCCGATGTCATTGTCATGAAAAAATCCTGTCCACGTTGGGTTGTTCAAAACGAATTAATTAAACCAAGTAACTCGTTAATTTAATACTCTGTAAAAATATGTTGTATCTGGTCATGATTAAAACCACGGCGTTGCATATACGCCATACGTTTCATTTTATCTTTGTAATCAATTACTGGGCTATCCGAATACTTTTTGCTATATACCCGCTTTGCCGCTGCAAACCAATCGATATTTAATTCTGCTAAGCACAGCTTTAGCTCATCCACGCCAATATTATGCTGTTTCAGCTCTTGAGCAATATAGTTAAAGCCATAGCCTCTATTCGTTCGGCTACGCACTAACATCTTAATATAGCGCGGTTGATTCAGATAGTCGTAGCTTTTACACCAAGCTATAACTTGCTCAATATGTTCGCTTAAGCCGCCCAACTGCTGTAAGCGGCGGCGTAACTCTACCTCACTATAATCGCGTCGTGTTAACCAACTTAGCGCTTTATGTTTTAATTCTGCCGGTTCAAGCATGCTTATACTTCCAACACACCATCACCCTCTTTAGTGTTAACTTGCAGGGCAAAAAAATCATTAAACGATAAAAAGAAAGCAATATTAAGTACAGGAATAACCACAATTAAGCCAATAAACATGGTGGGTACAGTTAATAATATTAATAAAAAGCTTAATCCAGCAAACACCGCTAAAGGGGTAATATTGCGCCAGCAAGCAACAAAGCTGGCTTGCATGATGGCTAACAGCCTATGCTCTTGCAAAAAGTAAGCAATGGCAACGGCATAAGCAAACACCATCCAAATAATAATTGAACTAGCAACAAATAACAGCAGCAACCAAGGGTCGTTAATGCCCTCTAATTGTTGGTTATAAATGGTTTGCGCTAATACGCTTAACGGTATAGCAGCCAGCATATTGATGGCGGCCAAGCGAATAAATACCATGCGGCAACTCGGTTGTTGCAATGGAGTAAACATATCAGTGTATTGAATGGTTTTTTTCTGCTGAATATCAACAATGCTTTTATATATACCCGCGGTTAAAAACGGGCTAATAAATAACGCAGCAATATTTAATAAGGTATGTAAAGAACCCAGCGCAGCGGTAAAAATAAGGGTGAAAAACATTAATAGCCAAATCATCGGCGCTTGTTTAAATATTTGCCAACCTTGTTGCAGCCATTGTAGCGGTGACAATGCCTTTACTCGCCGCACAATAAGCTTAATCCGAAACTGGTTATTCACTATGTCTCCAATGCGTATAAAATGCTAATAGCAAAACGTAATTAAGCGAATATAATACTGCAAAATGAGACTAATTAAGAGCGCTAGTTAATAATCAATTTAAACTAACCGCCTAGTTTGCTCTGCTTAACTCGGTTAATAAGGTTTTTGCGGCTTTATCTTGTTGTAATTGCCATAAAATATAACGGCTATCAACATGAATAGCCCGACTGTGTTGCTCATCATAATGCCAGTCACTAATAACCGTCTCGCACGCGCCATCTATAACAATACCGACAATATTACCTTGCCAGTTTAAGGTTACCGCGCCTGCATGACCAGAGGTAATATCAGCGTTAGTTAAAAAGTTAATCGGTAAACTTTGATATTCAGTTTGCTGTAACTGCTGCATCAGCTTGTTTACTGCAGGTGCAGCTTCAGTACGGCCAAAATTATCTATTAAGCCTTTGGCAGAACTAAAAGGCTGATACCATACTGCGTCTCTTGGTTGATAGCCTTTCACTTGAGCAACATTTAGCCGCAAAGTGCCGTTAGCATCAGCATAAAAATCCAAATTATTAGCATCATTAAAAGCTTGCCATACCTCAATATAAGCTGGCCAAGCTTGGGCTAACTCAGCTTCAAGCAACTGTCGTTGTTGCTGAATTTTTTCATGGCTTTTTTGCATAGCAACCGCAAAGCTAATTAAGGTATCTTGGCTTTGCACGAACTGCTCAACATTAGCGGTTAACCAAGCTTCGCGCTGCGCTTTGTCACTCAATTTAGAGCCACGATAAATGGCCTCTAATTTATGCCGAACTATTTCGACATTAAAACCATCCTTTAAAGCAAAATAATGGTCTAGATCTGCTAAGCGATGCTCTGGCGGTAATTTGGCATATTCGGCTAAAAATTGTAAGGCTAAGCTTTGATCAACACGGCTATCAAAATGCTCTGCAATATGCTGCATGCTTTGAGTTAGCTCGTGCTTGGCTTGCTTTAATGCAGTGCTATTGCTGGTTTGGTCTTGCCTAAGTAAGGCATAGTGATATAACTGCTGCGCTAATGATGGCAGCTGAACATAGTTAAAGTTTTCTAATGTAAGATCGCGCCGGGATTGTTGATATTGCTGTTGATTAAGCTCCGTTACACGCTGTACTACTTGAGTATACAGCTGCCGCCGAACCAAACTGCCATTTATCCACGTTGCTAATTTGGCTTCTTGGCTAAGCTTATTTTTAATCACCGAACTATGGCCAAAACGCGCTAGCTGTTTCTGCTCTTGAGTAATGATTTTAGCCAGCCAATATAGTTGATGCTGATAAGTTTCCGCCAGCCGGCTATTGCTGGTGGTATGTTTCTGGATTATACCTAACGCTTGCTGATGATATTGTAATTGTAACGGTTCTAGCTGCTCAAATTGTAAGCTGACAGCCGCTGCCGTTTGATAACGCTGGCTATACATAGGAAAGCCAGCCACTAAAACATCGTCATGTTCGCTAACACCTTGGGTGGAAAAAGCTAAAAACGATTCCGCTTGGTGCGGTACATTTTGCAATGAAAAATCTGCTGTTTGGCCCTTAAGGTCAACATAGCCACGTAAAAACACATAATCCGCACTATATTGTGGCCACGCGTTAGCATCTGCCTTTTGGCCTAATTGTGCTAAAGCCGCATTAGGCGCATACACCAACCGAACATCCTGTATTTCTAATGATTTAACTATTTTATACTGTAACCCACCATCAACTGTGTGTAACTGACAGCGTAATTTAGTTTGCAGCTCACACTGTTGTAATAACGGCTCTGTTAGCTGCTGCAGTTTTATTAGTCGTTGCTGAGGAGTTAACTGACTATCAAGTTGGC
The sequence above is drawn from the Rheinheimera salexigens genome and encodes:
- a CDS encoding S46 family peptidase; protein product: MNLCRMASVALLLCCLSATANEGFWQTAQQTELATHLANNHANTKADIINKLTQLSLATAVKVNNCSGALVAKHGLVLTSNNCIADKIAQSAALSVEGLVANDNFAAIDANKELPLQGVKITIPQQVDDVTLVIKRQLDSQLTPQQRLIKLQQLTEPLLQQCELQTKLRCQLHTVDGGLQYKIVKSLEIQDVRLVYAPNAALAQLGQKADANAWPQYSADYVFLRGYVDLKGQTADFSLQNVPHQAESFLAFSTQGVSEHDDVLVAGFPMYSQRYQTAAAVSLQFEQLEPLQLQYHQQALGIIQKHTTSNSRLAETYQHQLYWLAKIITQEQKQLARFGHSSVIKNKLSQEAKLATWINGSLVRRQLYTQVVQRVTELNQQQYQQSRRDLTLENFNYVQLPSLAQQLYHYALLRQDQTSNSTALKQAKHELTQSMQHIAEHFDSRVDQSLALQFLAEYAKLPPEHRLADLDHYFALKDGFNVEIVRHKLEAIYRGSKLSDKAQREAWLTANVEQFVQSQDTLISFAVAMQKSHEKIQQQRQLLEAELAQAWPAYIEVWQAFNDANNLDFYADANGTLRLNVAQVKGYQPRDAVWYQPFSSAKGLIDNFGRTEAAPAVNKLMQQLQQTEYQSLPINFLTNADITSGHAGAVTLNWQGNIVGIVIDGACETVISDWHYDEQHSRAIHVDSRYILWQLQQDKAAKTLLTELSRAN